Genomic window (Pradoshia sp. D12):
CTCTTAAATTCCCGGAGAAAAAGAAGCTCGGACTTCAATAAGCCCTTAACCGTATCGGAAAAGCCATTTGATAGTTCTTTTTGTTTATTGTACTTTTTTATACTTTCGCCAGATATTTTTCTTTATAAGACAACCCTTGCCCTAATAGATATGCACCAATCATTTGCATAACCGTTTTCACGATAATCTGACCAATAATTGCAGCTGGTACAGCTGACCAAGGAATATATCCAGCTCCTAATGGGCTTAGTCCTACAATGACGAACACAACTGAATCTAATAAACCACCAACCATTCCACTATAAAAGACACGCCAAGCCATCGGAAGTTTTAAACGTGTATAAATTTCTGTATCTGTTGTTTCTGCGATTAAGAATGATAGCGCAGAGGCTGCGACGATAATTAGAGTATCTCCTAATAAATAAGATGCAGTTGCTGATAATACTAAAGCTAAGAAAATAAAACCATAGGTCCTCTTACGACCAAGTTTATTTTGAACCAAATCACGGAAGATAAAGGTTGCACCAATTAAGAACGATCCCATTGGAATAATGAATATCCAAAATTCTAATGGAGCAAAGCGCGCTGTCAGTACATTTGCCGTTACAATTGATACTAAATAGAATAGAATGCGTATCATATTGATCCTCCTATATGCTGTTTGGTATGTAAATATGTGTGCATTCCTTGCAGACGCAGCTTACAAGCGGGACATTCACCACAGCCGTCCGCTTTAATACCGTGATAACACGTTAAGGTCTTTTCTTTCACAAAATCAAATGCACCTAATTCATCTGCTAAGGACCATGTTTCTGCTTTGTTCAACCACATTAAAGGTGTGTGTATAACAAAGGCTTCTTCCATTGATAAATTGATTGTGACATTAAATGATTTTATAAAAATATCACGACAATCTGGATATCCGCTAAAATCTGTTTCACAAACACCTGTAATAATATGCTTTGCACCAATTTGTCTCGCTAATACACCTGCAAAAGATAAAAATAATAAATTGCGACCCGGTACAAACGTTGATGGCAACTCTCCTTCCGCACCATCCTTCACCTCAATATCAGCGCGTGTTAATGCATTCGGAGCAAGTTGATTAAGTAATGACATATCTAAAATATGTTGATGGACGTTTAATTCATTAGCGATTTGTTTTGCACATTCAATTTCTAATGCATGTCGTTGCCCATAATTAAATGTCACAACCTCTACCTCTCCAAAATTTTTCATTGCCCAGAACAAGCATGTCGTACTATCTTGTCCGCCGCTAAACACGACTAATGCTTTTTCTTGCTTCATGATCTTTCCCCCCTCCCAAGATAAAAGGATTTTAACGAATTGTGGTAACACTCAGTTAGCGATTATCAATTTTTTCGGGATATAAATCGTGATTCATTAAGCGATGATTTGCGATTTCTTCATATTTCGTACCTGCACGGCCATAGTTACACCAAGGGTCGATTGATATACCCCCGCGTGGAGTAAATTTGCCCCATACCTCGATATAACGAGGATCCAGAAGTTTAATTAAGTCATTCATAATGATATTGACACAGTCTTCGTGGAAGTCTCCATGATTGCGGAAACTAAATAAATATAATTTTAGTGACTTACTTTCTACAATTTTTTTATTTGGAATATACGAAATATACATGGTCGCAAAATCCGGTTGCTGCGTAATTGGGCAAAGACTTGTAAACTCAGGGCAATTAAACTTAACAAAGTAATCACGGTCTGAATGTAAATTATCTACAGACTCTAATACTTCAGGTGCATAATTAAATGCATACTTCACATTTTGATTTCCCAATAACGTTAAATCCTCTAATCCTTCTGTTTGTTGTCGACCAGACATAAATAACCCTCCTTGAATTAGATATCTAATCATTCCAAGGAGGGCCATACTCTTTTTCTATAAAAATAACTACTTAGAAAGTCAAAAAAGCCACGTCCAATATATGGACATGGCGAGAATGACATGTATCCATAGTTTTTTATAGAGGGTATCCGCTATGAACCTCTCCTGAAAATCTTCAGATATTATTTTAATTACATCTTATCATATCACACCCGATAATGGTTATAAAAGGAAAAAAGTTAACAGATGTAAGTTGAATCACGGGTGTTTCATAAAATATGGAGCTGAGCTAAAAATGATAAACACAAGTTAGACGATAAAAGTATTTTGGCAATTTTACACAAATAAATGGCCAGATGACTATTATCTAAAGGTCTGATGGTTTATTAATCAAACTCAATTATTTCTTTCTCCTTCGGTTTTTCATATCATACGAACCAGACTTGTATACAAGTTCTTGTATCGCTATTACTGGTTATGTTACTATTTTATATACTTATATTACGTATCGGAGGAAACATATATGATTATCGATCAGTTATCAAATGCTCCATTATATGATGGAGTGCATCCTAGATTAAAGAAAGCCTTCGCTTTTTTAATGGAAAATGATTTGCAAGCCTTGCCGGTAGGAAAGTATGAAATTGAAAATGACAAGGTCTTCGTAATGATTCAAGAGTATGAAACAAAGCTCATTGAAGACTGTCGCCTGGAAGCTCATTACTCATATACGGATATCCAATACGTCATTAAAGGCGAGGAAAGAATGGTTTATATAAATAAGGAAGATACAGAAGTCGTAGAGGAACAAAAAGAAAATGATGTTATGTTCTTGAATGGCGAGGGTAATCATCTTATCGTGAAAGAAGGATGTTTTGCTGTGTTTATGCCCCAAGATGCTCATATGCCAGGTGTTTGTGTGCAACAACCGCAAACTGTAAAAAAAGCAGTAGTAAAAGTATTGTGTGATTAATGGAAGAGGCAAAATCAATTCATGATTTTGCCTCTCTTAATCTTTGTCGTGATTGCGGAAAGTTTTTCAACGACCTAACTAACACTCCTATATCTGGCACTCGTTATCTTGGAAAGTGGTCTACTTTCTTTCATTTAATAGTTGAGGGTTACACCTTGCCGAAGATTGCCAAAAGACTAAAAATCCATTTGTCTACCGCATTTTACTGGCGACATAAGGTGCTTTTTGCCCTTCGTTCATTGGGATTTCAAACTTTAAAAGGAATTATCGAAAGCGATGAGACCTTTTTCAAAGAGTCTTTCAAAGGCCGAGAAGTAATTGATAGAAAGGCTAAGAAGCGTGGAGGTAGAGATGAACCAGCCTCAAACATATTTCTACAAGTAGGGGGTGAACAGTTTAGCGGACGGGATCATTTGTCCCACTGCCCCTTACGTTCTACCCTGGCTACTGATAGATTAAATTCAAATGAAAAAAGTTCAACCAGAAAGTTCTGGCTGAACTATATAATACGAACCTGCCCCTTTACTTCAACAAGATATTCAACCACAAAAAAGCATTAATCTTTCTAGGATGAACGCCACTGTTTAATAATTTGGGATCTAACCTGTCCCACTGCTCGGGCAGGAATCGCCCGTCTTTCACTGCCATCCTGTCTTTGTATAATCAACATTGATATATAAAAGATCCTTATTTATAAATTTCTAGCAGCGTCTTTTATAGCCAAATCTCCGAGGAATGAATTTGTTTATTTATTTTTACCGTTTTTTTCGTTGCCGTGTTTAAAGTTCCCTGTAATTTTAGCTAATAAAAGCTGTACTTCCATTATATCTTCTGCTGCATTTAATTTTTCTATAAGTTGCGCAGCCTTCCCATCCTTTACAATTTTGATTTGCTTGCCTTCGTAATAGATGATCACTGTCCCTTTTTTCGTTATTTGGTAATTGAATGGCTCTTCCTTTAATCTGTTGCGTTTATCTATTTCACTCACCATATTACCCCCTAATCGTTCGACAAAATAGCTTACAAGCCATTTTGTATAAATATATTCTCTTTGAGGACATTCTTTCTTGAACTTAATTATAATGCCTTGGTCAAGCTTGATGTCTTTATATATGTCGTTTATTTTCCCGGTGGTATGTAAAACCATTATTATATATATGTCTTTAAAAATAATATAAGTCCTTTTTTCGCTAACCTGCCCCGTTTGTTCAATAAGCTACTATAATCTAACCGTACCATAAAATGGATATAAATCAGCCTTTTTTATAAAGCAACAATCTTTACGAAAACAGCCTATTTTTAAGACGAAGTGTATTTAAAATGGCTTCGATTTGAGAGAACATATTGAAGTTTGACGAACGACAAGCCATCTTGAAATGCTAAAAATCCCTTTTCTCCTAGCAGAGAAGGGATTTGGATTTTGGCTAAAAGACCTTTTTGAAAGTGGTTGAAGCATGGTCGGTCAAAATGTGTGCGGTAGATGAAAGCATATTCCCGACAATAAAGGATAAGAAAGACAACTTATGTTGAATAACGAATTCCTCTAAATGATTGATATAAATTCCATATGGCACATCTGTCAGGATACTCATCGCTCCTGCTCCCAGCATGATCCAAGCCATCATATACAGATATCTGATGATATCTCCAATCACATACCCATGTGTCCAGATGGAGCGATGCTTAAATTTTTGGTAGGGAATCCACATGAACCGTAAGAATCCCCACCTCCGATACGGATTGCTTTTTATATCCAAATCAGGGTTCATCCAATAAGTGCCGAAGAGATATCCTATAATCACGGAAATCCCATGCACATATTGTTGAGAACTGATCAATACGGCCCCAATTCCAATAGCTAAAAATACTAGGTTTATTTTCTTATGCGCTTTCCCGTTTGCCACCCTAATCCTCCGTTTTGTTCTTTTATGACGGTTCTCCTGAACCAGCCATTGTTTTCCATTATAGGGGATAATCAGAGCTGGGAACACATTTTCGCTCAAAACAAGTGTTCGCTCTTCTGTTCGTCGTCGAAAAAACAAAAAAGCCAATAATTTTGGTTTTTTATCTAGGCATGATTCAGAATTGTAGAATGAATTTTCCCAGATTCAAAAGTCGCATTACTTCTTTTGAATAAAAGAAATAATATCAATATATAGAGCTGT
Coding sequences:
- a CDS encoding VUT family protein, producing the protein MRILFYLVSIVTANVLTARFAPLEFWIFIIPMGSFLIGATFIFRDLVQNKLGRKRTYGFIFLALVLSATASYLLGDTLIIVAASALSFLIAETTDTEIYTRLKLPMAWRVFYSGMVGGLLDSVVFVIVGLSPLGAGYIPWSAVPAAIIGQIIVKTVMQMIGAYLLGQGLSYKEKYLAKV
- the queC gene encoding 7-cyano-7-deazaguanine synthase QueC → MKQEKALVVFSGGQDSTTCLFWAMKNFGEVEVVTFNYGQRHALEIECAKQIANELNVHQHILDMSLLNQLAPNALTRADIEVKDGAEGELPSTFVPGRNLLFLSFAGVLARQIGAKHIITGVCETDFSGYPDCRDIFIKSFNVTINLSMEEAFVIHTPLMWLNKAETWSLADELGAFDFVKEKTLTCYHGIKADGCGECPACKLRLQGMHTYLHTKQHIGGSI
- the queF gene encoding preQ(1) synthase, encoding MSGRQQTEGLEDLTLLGNQNVKYAFNYAPEVLESVDNLHSDRDYFVKFNCPEFTSLCPITQQPDFATMYISYIPNKKIVESKSLKLYLFSFRNHGDFHEDCVNIIMNDLIKLLDPRYIEVWGKFTPRGGISIDPWCNYGRAGTKYEEIANHRLMNHDLYPEKIDNR
- a CDS encoding YhcH/YjgK/YiaL family protein gives rise to the protein MIIDQLSNAPLYDGVHPRLKKAFAFLMENDLQALPVGKYEIENDKVFVMIQEYETKLIEDCRLEAHYSYTDIQYVIKGEERMVYINKEDTEVVEEQKENDVMFLNGEGNHLIVKEGCFAVFMPQDAHMPGVCVQQPQTVKKAVVKVLCD
- a CDS encoding metal-binding protein, with translation MFFRRRTEERTLVLSENVFPALIIPYNGKQWLVQENRHKRTKRRIRVANGKAHKKINLVFLAIGIGAVLISSQQYVHGISVIIGYLFGTYWMNPDLDIKSNPYRRWGFLRFMWIPYQKFKHRSIWTHGYVIGDIIRYLYMMAWIMLGAGAMSILTDVPYGIYINHLEEFVIQHKLSFLSFIVGNMLSSTAHILTDHASTTFKKVF